AGGAGCTGGCCGAGCACCTCGACCTGCTGGCCCTCGTACAGGTTCGAGACGACCAGGACCTTGGCGACCTGGTCGACGAGGTACACGCAGAGCGCGACCACCGCCAGGATCGCCAAGGCCCGGGCGCTGACCTTGGGCCGGGAGGGACTAGCCTCCAAAGCCGGGGAAGACCGGGGGCTGCGTGCTGCCCTCGTTCTGGCTGGAGCTGTCGGAGCCCGCGGAGACGGGAGCAGGCAGGGAGGCGCCGGCGTTCACCGAGGCGGTCTGGCGGTTCTGGCCGAAGCCGGAGCCCCCGCCGACCGACTGGGAGTCGAGGTCGCGCAGCTGGCCCTCGATGTAGCCCTTGAGGCCCTGGCGGTAGTCGCGCTCGAAGCTGCGCAGTTCGTCGATGCGGCGCTCGAGTTCGGTGCGCTGCTGGTCGAGGGCGCTGATCTGGGCGCGCTGCTTCGACTCGGCCTCGGCGACGATGCGGGCGGCGGTGGCGTGCCCCTCCGCGATGAGCGCGTCGCGCTTCTCGACACCCTCGCGCACGTGCTCCTCGTGGAGGCGGCGCGCGAGCTGGAGCAGGTTGTTCGTCGCGTTCGGGTCGTTGGCGTCGGTCGCGCCGAAGGCCGGCGCGGGCGCGGCGGCGGCGGCAGGGGCGGGAGCGGCGGCGGCCTGCTGCTGCGCGGCGGCGAGGCGCTGCTTGAGCTCGTCGTTCTCCTGCTTGAGGCGGTTGAGCTCGCCGGAGTCGACGGCGGGGGCCTGGGCGGCGGCGGCGGAGCCTCCGCTGCGCTGCAGCTCGGCGATGCGGGAGTCGGCGGCCACGAGACGCTGCTTGAGCTCCTCGTTCTCCTGGTTCA
The sequence above is a segment of the Leifsonia williamsii genome. Coding sequences within it:
- a CDS encoding DivIVA domain-containing protein; protein product: MALTPEDVVNKRFQPTKFREGYDQDEVDDFLDEVVVELRRLNQENEELKQRLVAADSRIAELQRSGGSAAAAQAPAVDSGELNRLKQENDELKQRLAAAQQQAAAAPAPAAAAAPAPAFGATDANDPNATNNLLQLARRLHEEHVREGVEKRDALIAEGHATAARIVAEAESKQRAQISALDQQRTELERRIDELRSFERDYRQGLKGYIEGQLRDLDSQSVGGGSGFGQNRQTASVNAGASLPAPVSAGSDSSSQNEGSTQPPVFPGFGG